One window of Mediterraneibacter gnavus ATCC 29149 genomic DNA carries:
- a CDS encoding electron transport complex protein RnfA: protein MKELLLIAVGSALVNNVVLSQFLGICPFLGVSKNVKTAAGMGGAVVFVITISSFVTGLIYQFILVPLHFEYLQTIVFILVIAALVQFVEMFLKKAMPPLYQALGVYLPLITTNCAVLGVALTNVQKSYSIGAGVVNGVATAVGFLIAIVLMAGIREKIEYNDVPESFQGTPIVLVTAGLMAIAFFGFSGLI, encoded by the coding sequence ATGAAAGAATTATTATTGATCGCAGTTGGCTCAGCGCTTGTAAACAACGTTGTACTGAGCCAGTTCCTTGGAATCTGTCCATTCCTTGGAGTATCAAAAAATGTAAAAACAGCAGCCGGTATGGGAGGAGCCGTTGTCTTTGTTATCACGATTTCTTCGTTTGTAACGGGGCTGATCTACCAGTTTATTTTAGTGCCGCTGCATTTCGAATATCTGCAGACGATTGTGTTTATCCTTGTTATTGCGGCACTGGTGCAGTTTGTAGAAATGTTTCTGAAAAAAGCAATGCCGCCGCTGTATCAGGCGCTGGGAGTTTACCTGCCTCTGATTACAACCAACTGTGCGGTACTCGGAGTTGCACTGACAAATGTGCAGAAATCTTATAGCATTGGTGCGGGCGTTGTCAACGGAGTTGCAACAGCAGTCGGATTCCTGATTGCAATCGTACTGATGGCTGGAATCCGTGAAAAAATCGAGTACAATGATGTTCCGGAATCCTTTCAGGGAACTCCGATCGTGCTGGTAACAGCCGGATTGATGGCGATTGCGTTTTTCGGATTCTCGGGATTGATTTAA
- the rsxE gene encoding electron transport complex subunit RsxE, with translation MNRCTERLYNGLIKENPTFVLMLGMCPTLAVTTSAINGIGMGLSTTVVLVLSNMLISMLRKIIPDSVRMPAFIVVVASFVTIVQFLLEGFVPSLYDSLGLYIPLIVVNCIILGRAESYASKNPVLPSVFDGIGMGLGFTAGLTSIGIVRELIGSGKIFNFQVLPDTYEPITIFILAPGAFFVLAGLTALQNKIKNRAQKKGKPVNNNDGCAGGCASCAGCGSAGTKE, from the coding sequence ATGAATAGATGTACAGAGAGACTTTACAATGGTCTGATCAAAGAAAATCCAACCTTTGTTCTGATGCTCGGAATGTGTCCGACGCTTGCGGTGACGACTTCTGCAATCAACGGAATCGGTATGGGACTTTCTACAACCGTAGTACTGGTGCTGTCCAATATGCTGATCTCCATGCTGCGTAAGATCATTCCGGATTCCGTACGTATGCCTGCATTTATCGTTGTTGTGGCATCTTTTGTAACGATTGTACAGTTTTTGCTGGAAGGGTTTGTTCCAAGTCTGTATGATTCACTGGGACTTTATATTCCTCTGATCGTAGTAAACTGTATCATTCTGGGAAGAGCCGAGAGTTATGCATCCAAAAATCCGGTACTGCCGTCTGTTTTTGACGGAATCGGAATGGGACTTGGATTTACAGCCGGCCTGACTTCCATCGGAATTGTTAGAGAGCTGATCGGTTCCGGAAAAATCTTTAATTTCCAGGTACTTCCGGATACATATGAGCCGATTACGATCTTTATTCTGGCACCGGGTGCATTTTTTGTTCTTGCGGGTCTGACAGCATTGCAGAACAAGATTAAGAACCGTGCACAGAAAAAAGGAAAACCGGTAAACAATAATGACGGATGTGCCGGAGGATGCGCGTCCTGTGCAGGGTGTGGCAGCGCCGGAACAAAAGAGTAG
- a CDS encoding RnfABCDGE type electron transport complex subunit G, with translation MNKMIKNTCILTVITLVAGCLLGLVYEVTKAPIAKAKEADKQAAYQKVLPEADSFEAYADFDEQSAASILQDAGYDADITEVAQAMDNNGSVIGYVISVTSHEAYAGDLSLSVGILNDGTVKGVEMLSISETAGLGMKADESEFKDQFKDKNVEKFTYTKNGEKGDDKIDAISGATITTNAVTNAVDSALVYFQNTFQNELGGMINE, from the coding sequence ATGAATAAGATGATAAAAAATACATGTATCCTGACAGTGATCACCCTTGTGGCAGGATGTCTTCTGGGACTGGTCTATGAGGTGACAAAAGCGCCGATCGCAAAAGCGAAAGAAGCGGATAAACAGGCAGCATACCAGAAAGTGCTTCCGGAGGCGGATTCCTTCGAAGCATATGCAGATTTTGACGAACAATCAGCTGCTTCTATCCTTCAGGATGCAGGATATGATGCAGATATCACAGAAGTAGCGCAGGCAATGGATAACAACGGCAGTGTGATCGGATATGTGATCTCTGTAACTTCTCATGAGGCATATGCCGGAGATTTGAGCTTATCTGTCGGAATTTTAAATGACGGAACTGTAAAAGGTGTGGAGATGCTCTCGATCAGTGAGACCGCAGGTCTTGGAATGAAAGCAGATGAGAGCGAGTTTAAAGATCAGTTCAAAGATAAAAATGTAGAGAAATTTACCTATACGAAAAACGGCGAGAAGGGTGATGACAAGATTGACGCCATCAGTGGTGCAACGATCACGACCAACGCTGTGACCAATGCAGTCGATTCCGCGCTGGTATATTTTCAGAATACTTTCCAGAATGAGTTAGGAGGCATGATCAATGAATAG
- a CDS encoding RnfABCDGE type electron transport complex subunit D, producing the protein MLFVVIALLPATFFGIYNFRHENAWLLVLVTTASAVLAEYIYEKLMHKPVTIQDFSAVVTGLLLALNLPPTLPLWMGALGSVFAIIVVKQLFGGLGQNFMNPALGARCFLLISFTGKMTYFVYDGVTGPTPLANLRAGEAVNTFDMMMGNIRGTIGETSVIAIMIGAMFLILMGVIDLRIPGTYIVTFVIFITLFGGHGFDPQYITAHLCGGGLMLGAWFMATDYVTSPITKTGQIVYGVCLGLLTGIFRLFGGSAEGVSYAIIISNLLVPLIEKITLPRPFGKGGER; encoded by the coding sequence ATGCTTTTTGTAGTGATCGCGCTGCTTCCTGCGACTTTTTTTGGCATTTATAATTTCAGACATGAGAATGCGTGGCTTCTGGTTCTGGTGACTACAGCTTCCGCAGTACTCGCAGAATATATTTATGAGAAACTGATGCACAAACCTGTGACAATTCAGGATTTCAGTGCGGTTGTGACAGGTCTGTTACTGGCCTTGAACCTTCCGCCTACATTGCCGCTCTGGATGGGAGCGCTTGGCTCTGTGTTTGCGATCATCGTTGTAAAGCAGCTGTTCGGCGGTCTTGGACAGAATTTTATGAACCCGGCACTGGGAGCGCGTTGTTTTCTTTTAATCTCGTTTACAGGGAAAATGACATACTTTGTATATGATGGAGTGACAGGACCGACACCGCTGGCAAATTTAAGAGCCGGTGAGGCTGTGAATACGTTTGATATGATGATGGGAAATATCCGCGGAACAATCGGAGAGACTTCTGTGATCGCGATTATGATCGGTGCCATGTTCTTGATCCTGATGGGCGTGATCGATCTTCGGATTCCGGGAACTTATATCGTAACATTTGTAATCTTTATCACTCTGTTCGGCGGTCATGGCTTTGATCCGCAGTACATTACCGCTCATCTCTGCGGAGGCGGACTGATGCTGGGAGCATGGTTTATGGCAACCGATTATGTGACTTCTCCGATCACAAAGACCGGACAGATTGTATACGGAGTCTGTCTTGGACTTCTGACCGGAATCTTCCGTTTGTTCGGAGGTTCTGCAGAGGGTGTTTCCTATGCAATTATCATCAGTAACCTTTTGGTACCGCTGATCGAAAAGATCACTCTTCCAAGACCATTTGGAAAAGGAGGGGAACGCTAA
- the rsxC gene encoding electron transport complex subunit RsxC, translating into MGLLTFKGGIHPKDGKALAKDQPIKELLPLGELVYPLSQHIGAPAVPLVKKGDHVLKGQKIAEAGGFVSAPVYASVAGTVKAIEMRYNPAGSKVNCIVLENDGTYEEVEYTPITSLKELTKEEIIERISEAGVVGMGGAGFPTKVKLSPKEADKIEYIIANGAECEPYITADYRRMMECTREIVSGMEVVLSLFPNAEGIFAVEDNKKDCVEKLKEAIAGKSRMSVKVLETKYPQGAERQLIYATTKRAIHAAMLPADAGCIVDNVETLIAINQAVRFGKPLMERVVTVSGDDIQNPGNFRVPIGMNHRELVDAAGGFITEPQKLISGGPMMGFAMVTLDAPVTKTSSSILAFQKDEAAEAKETACINCGRCVEVCPSRIIPSRLADLSERHNEEGFVKMNGLECVECGSCSFVCPAKRNLKQAIGSMRKIALANKRK; encoded by the coding sequence ATGGGACTTTTAACATTTAAAGGTGGAATCCACCCAAAAGACGGAAAAGCGCTTGCTAAAGATCAGCCGATCAAAGAGCTCTTGCCTCTGGGTGAACTGGTGTATCCGCTGTCTCAGCATATCGGTGCGCCTGCAGTTCCATTGGTGAAAAAAGGCGACCATGTCTTAAAAGGACAGAAGATTGCGGAAGCAGGCGGATTTGTATCTGCGCCGGTTTACGCATCCGTGGCAGGAACTGTAAAAGCAATCGAAATGAGATACAATCCGGCGGGAAGTAAGGTAAATTGTATCGTACTGGAAAACGATGGTACATATGAGGAAGTGGAATACACCCCGATTACTTCTCTGAAAGAACTCACAAAAGAAGAAATTATCGAGAGAATCAGTGAAGCCGGTGTTGTGGGAATGGGTGGTGCAGGATTCCCGACAAAGGTAAAGCTTTCTCCAAAGGAAGCCGATAAGATTGAGTACATCATTGCGAACGGTGCGGAATGTGAGCCGTATATTACAGCAGATTACCGTCGTATGATGGAATGTACAAGGGAGATTGTCAGCGGAATGGAAGTGGTGCTGTCTTTATTCCCGAATGCAGAAGGAATTTTTGCAGTGGAGGACAATAAAAAAGACTGCGTAGAGAAATTAAAAGAGGCGATTGCCGGAAAATCCCGTATGAGCGTGAAAGTACTGGAGACGAAATATCCGCAGGGTGCAGAGCGTCAGTTGATCTATGCCACGACAAAGCGTGCCATTCATGCGGCAATGTTGCCGGCAGATGCAGGATGTATAGTAGATAATGTGGAGACTCTGATCGCGATCAATCAGGCGGTACGTTTTGGAAAGCCTCTGATGGAGCGTGTAGTCACAGTCAGTGGTGATGATATTCAGAATCCGGGAAACTTTAGAGTTCCAATCGGAATGAACCACAGAGAACTGGTGGATGCCGCCGGAGGATTTATAACAGAACCTCAGAAACTGATTTCAGGAGGTCCGATGATGGGATTTGCCATGGTCACACTGGATGCGCCGGTGACAAAGACATCTTCTTCGATTCTGGCGTTTCAAAAGGATGAGGCAGCAGAAGCAAAAGAGACTGCCTGCATCAACTGCGGACGTTGTGTGGAAGTATGTCCGAGCAGGATCATTCCTTCCAGACTGGCAGATCTTTCAGAGCGTCACAACGAAGAAGGATTTGTGAAGATGAACGGACTGGAATGTGTGGAATGTGGTTCCTGCAGTTTTGTCTGTCCGGCAAAAAGAAATCTAAAACAGGCGATCGGTTCTATGAGAAAGATTGCACTGGCAAACAAAAGAAAGTAA
- the rpsA gene encoding 30S ribosomal protein S1, translated as MSELSFEQMLEESFKTIHNGEVVEGTVIDVKPDEIILNIGYKADGIITKSEYSNDQSLDLTTVVSVGDSMTVKVLKVNDGEGQVLLTYKRLAAEKGNERLREAFENKEVLKATVTQILGGGLCATVEGARVFIPASLVSDSYEKDLSKYEGQEIEFVISEFNPRRNRVIGDRRQLLVAERAEKQKELFAKLQVGDTVEGTVKNVTDFGAFIDLGGVDGLLHISEMSWGRVENPKKVFQVGDQVKVLVKDINDTKIALSLKFPETNPWAHAAEDFAVGSEVTGKVARMTDFGAFVELAPGVDALLHVSQISRAHVEKPSDVLSIGQEITAKVVDLNEAEKKISLSMKALEPDTVEETEE; from the coding sequence ATGTCAGAATTATCTTTTGAACAAATGTTAGAAGAATCATTTAAAACAATTCACAACGGAGAGGTAGTAGAGGGAACTGTAATTGATGTGAAACCAGATGAGATCATCCTGAATATCGGATACAAAGCAGACGGTATCATCACAAAGAGTGAATACTCCAACGATCAGTCTCTGGACCTGACAACAGTTGTTTCTGTTGGTGATTCTATGACTGTAAAAGTATTGAAAGTCAATGATGGAGAAGGTCAGGTGTTACTGACATATAAGAGACTCGCAGCAGAAAAAGGAAACGAAAGACTGCGCGAAGCATTCGAGAACAAAGAAGTTTTAAAAGCAACAGTAACTCAGATCCTTGGCGGAGGACTGTGCGCAACTGTAGAAGGTGCACGTGTATTTATTCCGGCAAGCCTCGTATCAGATTCTTATGAAAAAGATCTGAGCAAATACGAAGGACAGGAGATTGAGTTTGTGATCAGCGAATTCAACCCAAGAAGAAACCGCGTGATCGGTGACAGAAGACAGCTTCTTGTAGCAGAGAGAGCAGAAAAACAGAAAGAACTGTTTGCAAAACTGCAGGTTGGAGATACAGTAGAAGGAACTGTTAAGAACGTAACAGATTTCGGTGCATTTATCGACCTTGGCGGAGTAGACGGACTTCTTCACATTTCTGAAATGTCATGGGGAAGAGTTGAGAATCCGAAGAAGGTATTCCAGGTTGGAGATCAGGTAAAAGTTCTTGTGAAAGACATCAACGATACAAAGATCGCACTGAGCTTAAAATTCCCTGAGACAAATCCATGGGCACACGCTGCTGAAGACTTCGCAGTTGGTTCTGAGGTTACAGGAAAAGTTGCACGTATGACAGATTTTGGTGCATTCGTTGAACTGGCGCCTGGAGTAGATGCATTACTGCATGTTTCTCAGATTTCAAGAGCACATGTAGAAAAACCATCTGATGTTCTTTCTATTGGACAGGAAATCACTGCAAAAGTGGTAGATCTGAACGAAGCAGAGAAGAAGATCAGCCTGAGCATGAAAGCACTTGAGCCAGACACTGTTGAAGAAACAGAAGAGTAG
- the ispH gene encoding 4-hydroxy-3-methylbut-2-enyl diphosphate reductase — MNVKRAKTAGFCFGVKRAVETVYEQAKNSDAAPIYTYGPIIHNEEVVKDLENQGVIVLRTEQELEQLTEGTVIIRSHGVAKYIYEKLEKKKIQIVDATCPFVKKIHRIVSRESAAGKQIVIIGNPKHPEVEGIRGWAGEQVFVVETKEDAASLVLDSARAVCVVAQTTFNYNKFQDLVEIISKKSYDVSVLNTICGATRERQTEARSIAEEVDAMIVIGDKHSSNTQKLFEICKGACKDTYYIQTLDDLDLNQLGSVETVGITAGASTPNNIIEEVQNNVRIIF, encoded by the coding sequence ATGAATGTAAAACGTGCAAAGACTGCCGGTTTTTGCTTCGGCGTAAAACGGGCGGTAGAAACAGTTTATGAACAGGCAAAAAATTCGGATGCAGCACCAATCTACACTTACGGACCGATCATTCACAATGAAGAAGTCGTAAAAGATCTGGAAAATCAGGGCGTGATCGTCCTTCGTACGGAGCAGGAGCTGGAACAGCTTACAGAGGGAACGGTCATTATCCGTTCTCACGGAGTGGCAAAATATATCTACGAGAAGCTGGAGAAAAAGAAGATCCAGATCGTGGATGCAACCTGTCCATTTGTGAAGAAGATCCATCGCATTGTAAGCCGGGAAAGTGCAGCCGGAAAACAGATCGTCATTATCGGGAATCCGAAGCATCCGGAGGTGGAAGGAATCCGCGGCTGGGCAGGAGAACAGGTTTTTGTGGTGGAAACAAAAGAAGATGCCGCTTCCCTTGTACTGGATTCGGCAAGAGCCGTATGTGTTGTCGCCCAAACGACATTTAATTACAATAAATTTCAAGATTTAGTTGAAATTATTTCGAAAAAGAGTTATGATGTAAGTGTTTTAAATACAATCTGCGGTGCGACCAGGGAACGCCAGACGGAAGCCAGGAGCATTGCGGAAGAGGTGGATGCTATGATAGTGATTGGTGACAAACATAGTTCCAATACCCAGAAGTTATTTGAAATATGCAAGGGAGCATGTAAGGATACGTACTATATACAGACACTTGACGATTTGGATTTGAATCAATTAGGGTCAGTGGAAACAGTAGGTATTACAGCAGGGGCATCCACGCCCAATAATATAATTGAGGAGGTTCAAAATAATGTCAGAATTATCTTTTGA
- the cmk gene encoding (d)CMP kinase produces the protein MGYNVAIDGPAGAGKSTIAKLVAKEKGYIYVDTGAMYRAMAVYFLQEGISPQDTEKIRLAAQNADVSICYEDGIQQVYLNGSNVTDRLREEAVGNMASVSSAVREVRARLLDLQRNLAKEADVIMDGRDIGTNILPNADVKIYLTASVKTRADRRYKELTEKGISCSYEEIAEDIKKRDERDMSRETAPLKQAEDAILIDSSDMSIEEVVHAICRQCK, from the coding sequence ATGGGATATAATGTGGCGATTGACGGACCGGCAGGAGCAGGGAAAAGTACCATTGCGAAGCTGGTCGCAAAAGAAAAAGGATATATTTACGTAGATACCGGAGCGATGTACCGGGCAATGGCGGTTTATTTTCTGCAGGAGGGGATTTCCCCGCAGGATACAGAAAAAATCCGTCTTGCGGCACAAAATGCGGATGTGAGCATCTGTTATGAGGACGGGATCCAGCAGGTTTATTTAAACGGATCCAATGTCACAGACAGACTCCGCGAGGAAGCAGTCGGAAATATGGCTTCTGTCAGTTCTGCAGTTCGGGAGGTACGTGCAAGGCTTCTGGACCTGCAGAGAAACCTGGCCAAAGAAGCGGATGTGATCATGGACGGAAGAGATATCGGAACCAATATCCTCCCAAATGCAGATGTCAAGATCTATCTGACGGCCAGTGTAAAAACAAGGGCAGACCGACGGTACAAAGAACTGACAGAAAAAGGGATTTCCTGCAGCTATGAGGAGATTGCTGAAGATATAAAGAAGCGGGATGAGCGTGACATGAGCCGTGAAACTGCGCCTTTAAAGCAGGCAGAGGATGCGATTTTGATAGACAGTTCTGACATGAGCATCGAGGAAGTAGTTCATGCCATCTGCAGACAGTGCAAATAA
- a CDS encoding NAD(P)/FAD-dependent oxidoreductase, protein MSKVLIIGGGAAGMMAAVAAGENGHDVWLYEKNDRLGRKLFITGKGRCNITNAGDMETLFASVMSNPKFLYSSFYTFTNDQVIDFFEELGVRTKIERGNRVFPLSDHSSDVIAGLKRKLETLGVHICLETEVEKIEERDGKFQAIVLKGGQRKTGDACIVATGGISYPATGSTGDGYRFAKENGHQITKLYPALVPMEVREWYAKELQGLSLRNVSAAVYDGKKKLYEDFGEMLFTHYGVSGPLMLSASSVIGKRLSEKELCLVIDLKPALTAEQLDARVLREFEEHKNKQFKNAVDHLFPSKLKPVMLELSGISEEKKVNEISREERQRFVHLIKHFEMTLSGLRSYKEAIITKGGVNVKEIDPGTMESKKISGLYFVGEVLDLDALTGGFNLQIAWSTAYLAGISIP, encoded by the coding sequence ATGAGTAAAGTGCTGATAATCGGGGGCGGCGCGGCCGGAATGATGGCTGCAGTCGCTGCCGGAGAAAACGGTCATGATGTGTGGCTGTATGAGAAAAATGACCGTCTGGGAAGAAAATTATTCATCACCGGGAAGGGACGCTGCAATATTACGAATGCAGGGGACATGGAAACCCTGTTTGCTTCCGTGATGAGCAATCCAAAGTTTTTATACAGCAGTTTTTACACCTTTACAAATGATCAGGTGATTGATTTTTTTGAAGAGCTTGGTGTCAGAACAAAAATAGAACGGGGCAATCGTGTGTTTCCGTTATCTGACCATTCTTCCGATGTGATCGCGGGACTGAAGCGAAAACTGGAGACTCTGGGTGTCCATATCTGTCTGGAAACAGAGGTGGAAAAGATAGAGGAAAGAGACGGGAAGTTCCAGGCAATCGTCTTAAAAGGCGGACAGCGAAAGACAGGAGATGCCTGTATTGTCGCGACAGGAGGAATCTCTTACCCGGCGACAGGATCTACCGGTGACGGATACCGGTTCGCAAAAGAAAACGGACATCAGATTACAAAACTATATCCGGCTCTGGTTCCGATGGAAGTCAGGGAATGGTATGCAAAGGAACTGCAGGGGCTCTCTCTTCGCAATGTAAGCGCAGCGGTCTATGATGGAAAGAAGAAGCTGTATGAAGATTTCGGTGAGATGCTTTTTACCCATTACGGAGTCAGCGGACCACTGATGCTAAGTGCCAGCAGCGTGATCGGAAAGAGGCTTTCTGAAAAAGAACTGTGTCTGGTGATCGATCTGAAACCTGCTTTGACGGCAGAACAGCTGGATGCCCGTGTGCTTCGCGAATTTGAGGAGCATAAAAACAAACAGTTTAAAAATGCGGTGGATCATTTGTTCCCATCCAAATTAAAACCAGTTATGCTGGAGCTTTCCGGTATTTCGGAAGAGAAGAAAGTCAATGAGATTTCAAGAGAAGAGAGACAGCGATTCGTACATCTGATCAAACATTTTGAGATGACTTTAAGCGGACTTCGCAGCTACAAAGAGGCGATCATCACAAAAGGCGGAGTAAATGTCAAAGAGATCGATCCGGGAACGATGGAGTCAAAAAAGATTTCCGGACTGTATTTTGTGGGAGAAGTTCTGGACCTGGATGCACTGACAGGCGGATTTAATCTGCAGATTGCCTGGTCTACGGCATATCTTGCGGGAATTTCCATTCCTTAA
- a CDS encoding MurR/RpiR family transcriptional regulator — MEEKYKKMSKGQKRLADYVTENYDKAVFLTAARLGEVVGVSESTVVRFATQLGYKGYPGFQKALEELVRNKLNSIQRMEVTYGRISQSEILETVLQSDIEKIKLTLAGIDQKAFELAIDTILSAKRIYVVGIRSCAPLASFLCFYLNLVCENVTAVNTNSSSEIFEQLIRINEEDVIIGISFPRYSMRTLKALEFASNRKAKVITLTDSVHSPMNLYSSCNLIARSDMASIVDSLVAPLSVINALVVALCMKKQKEVVNTLETLEQIWGEYQVYSKDELNQVDDTLTESSSGKSEENKDE, encoded by the coding sequence ATGGAAGAAAAATACAAAAAAATGAGCAAAGGCCAGAAACGGCTTGCGGATTATGTGACGGAAAACTATGATAAGGCTGTATTTCTGACAGCAGCTCGTCTCGGAGAAGTGGTAGGAGTCAGTGAATCCACAGTTGTACGTTTTGCCACACAGCTTGGATACAAAGGATATCCCGGTTTCCAGAAAGCACTGGAAGAACTGGTGCGCAACAAATTGAATTCCATTCAGAGGATGGAGGTTACCTATGGGCGGATCAGTCAGTCGGAAATTCTGGAAACGGTGCTTCAGTCAGATATTGAAAAGATAAAACTGACATTGGCCGGGATTGATCAGAAAGCATTTGAACTTGCGATTGATACGATTCTCAGTGCTAAACGTATTTATGTAGTGGGAATACGCAGCTGCGCACCGCTGGCCTCCTTTTTATGCTTTTATCTGAATCTGGTATGTGAAAATGTTACTGCTGTCAACACCAACAGTTCCAGTGAGATTTTTGAACAGCTGATCCGGATCAACGAAGAGGATGTGATCATTGGGATCAGTTTCCCGAGATATTCTATGCGCACGCTCAAAGCGCTGGAGTTTGCGAGCAACCGGAAAGCAAAGGTGATCACACTGACAGACAGTGTGCACTCACCTATGAATCTGTATTCTTCCTGTAATCTGATCGCCAGAAGTGACATGGCTTCGATCGTGGATTCGCTGGTGGCCCCTTTGAGTGTGATCAATGCGCTGGTGGTGGCTCTCTGTATGAAAAAGCAGAAAGAAGTAGTCAATACACTGGAAACACTGGAGCAGATCTGGGGCGAATATCAGGTATACAGTAAAGATGAATTGAATCAGGTGGATGATACGCTGACAGAGTCTTCTTCTGGAAAAAGCGAGGAGAATAAAGATGAGTAA
- a CDS encoding aminopeptidase P family N-terminal domain-containing protein, whose amino-acid sequence MCIKDRIERLRQKMEEHHISVYMIPTADYHQSEYVGEHFKSRAFITGFTGSAGTAVITKEESCLWTDGRYFLQAESQLQGSGIRLQKMGEPGVPTIAEYIESVLGESENIGFDGRTIGITEGEQYEKIAKEKHGQVYYGCDLIDEIWEERPALSEKPAFYLEETYTGESTASKLKRVRERMEKENTGYHLLTSLDDIDWLLNVRGQDVEYFPLLLSYALITMDSVELYADERKFDENILKHFEECQVHLHPYNAIYEDVKSLPEGASILLDPQRVNYALYRNIPKAVRIVKEENPEVLMKCVKNAAEIENIRRGHIKDGVAHTKFMYWLKKHAGKETITELSASEKLENFRKEQEGYLWPSFDPICAYGQHAAIVHYSSTPETNVELKEGGLFLTDTGGNYYDGSTDITRTVAIGEVDEKQKEDFTMVACSMLRLADAKFLAGCSGMVLDYAAREPFWRRNLNYNHGTGHGVGYLGNIHEAPIGFRWKATRDAMCEIEPGMVITDEPGIYIEGSHGIRIENELLVRAGEKNEYGQFLYFEPLTFVPIDLDALRPELMTEEEKQLLNAYHQSVYEKISPYLEAEEKEWLKEYTRPVK is encoded by the coding sequence ATGTGTATCAAAGATAGAATAGAACGATTACGTCAGAAAATGGAAGAACACCATATTTCTGTTTATATGATTCCGACAGCAGATTATCACCAGAGTGAATATGTAGGTGAACACTTTAAATCCAGAGCATTTATCACAGGATTTACAGGCTCTGCAGGGACTGCTGTCATCACAAAAGAAGAAAGTTGTCTCTGGACGGACGGAAGATATTTCCTTCAGGCAGAAAGCCAGCTTCAGGGAAGCGGGATCCGTCTGCAGAAGATGGGAGAACCGGGAGTGCCGACGATCGCAGAATATATTGAATCTGTACTGGGAGAATCTGAAAATATCGGATTTGACGGAAGAACCATCGGGATTACAGAAGGAGAACAGTACGAAAAGATCGCGAAAGAGAAGCACGGACAGGTGTACTATGGCTGTGATCTGATTGATGAGATCTGGGAAGAGAGACCGGCGCTGTCTGAAAAACCGGCATTTTATCTGGAAGAGACCTATACAGGAGAATCTACGGCATCGAAACTGAAACGAGTCAGAGAGAGAATGGAGAAAGAAAATACAGGCTATCATCTTCTGACCAGCCTGGATGATATTGACTGGCTGCTGAATGTGCGCGGACAGGATGTGGAGTATTTTCCGCTTCTGCTTTCTTATGCGCTGATCACCATGGATTCTGTGGAATTATATGCAGATGAAAGAAAGTTTGATGAGAATATCTTAAAGCATTTTGAGGAGTGCCAGGTACATCTGCATCCATACAATGCAATCTATGAAGATGTAAAATCTCTTCCGGAGGGGGCTTCAATTCTTCTGGATCCACAGAGAGTGAATTATGCATTGTATCGCAACATTCCGAAAGCTGTCCGTATTGTAAAGGAAGAAAATCCGGAAGTGCTGATGAAGTGCGTGAAAAATGCAGCTGAGATCGAGAATATCAGAAGAGGTCACATCAAAGACGGCGTGGCGCATACAAAATTTATGTACTGGCTGAAGAAGCATGCTGGCAAAGAGACGATTACAGAGCTGAGCGCATCTGAGAAGCTGGAGAACTTCAGAAAAGAGCAGGAAGGATATCTCTGGCCGAGCTTTGATCCGATCTGTGCCTATGGACAGCATGCGGCGATCGTGCATTATTCTTCTACACCGGAGACGAATGTGGAATTGAAAGAAGGCGGACTGTTTTTGACAGATACCGGCGGAAATTATTATGATGGATCCACAGATATCACACGTACGGTGGCGATCGGTGAGGTTGACGAAAAACAGAAAGAAGACTTTACAATGGTAGCCTGCAGTATGCTGCGTCTTGCTGACGCAAAGTTTCTTGCCGGATGCAGCGGCATGGTTCTGGATTATGCAGCCAGAGAACCATTCTGGCGCAGAAACTTAAACTATAATCATGGAACCGGACATGGCGTGGGATATCTTGGGAATATTCACGAGGCGCCGATCGGATTCCGCTGGAAGGCAACAAGGGATGCCATGTGCGAGATTGAGCCGGGAATGGTGATCACAGACGAGCCGGGAATTTATATAGAAGGTTCCCATGGAATCCGCATTGAAAATGAGCTGCTTGTGCGTGCAGGAGAAAAGAACGAATATGGACAGTTTTTGTATTTTGAGCCGCTTACCTTTGTTCCGATTGATCTGGATGCGCTGCGTCCGGAATTGATGACAGAGGAAGAAAAGCAGCTGCTTAATGCATATCATCAGAGCGTATATGAGAAGATCAGTCCATATCTGGAAGCAGAAGAGAAAGAATGGCTGAAGGAATACACCCGTCCTGTAAAATAG